Genomic segment of Cronobacter dublinensis subsp. dublinensis LMG 23823:
CACGTCTTTGCTGGAAACGCCCAGCTCGCGGGCCACCATTTCGACTTCGTCCTGGTTAAACCAGCCCAGACGCTGCTTGGTTTTACGCAGGTTAAAGAACAGCTTACGCTGCGCTTTGGTGGTGGCGACCTTCACGATGCGCCAGTTACGCAGCACATACTCGTGAATTTCCGCTTTGATCCAGTGCACGGCGAACGACACCAGACGCACGCCCACTTCCGGGTTGAAGCGACGCACCGCTTTCATCAGGCCAATATTGCCTTCCTGAATCAGGTCCGCCTGCGGCAGGCCATAGCCCGCGTAGTTACGAGCGATATGAACAACAAAACGCAGGTGGGACAGGATCAGCTTTTTCGCTGCTTCCAGATCGCCCTGGTAATGCAGCTTTTCAGCCAGTGCCCGCTCTTCGTCTGCCGATAACATCGGCCAGGCGTTGGCCGCCCGGATATACGACTCCAGGTTACCGACCGGGGCTAAAGCTAAAGTTTGCATTTCTTTGGTCATTCAAATCCTCTCAATCGACATCGGACTGGCGTTCGTCCCCATCAGGCAACAAACGGGCCAGTATGTTTGAGCAACGAGAATATCAGCCACTCTTTTATCAGACCGTGATTTTATCCACAAGTTCCCGTGAGGCTTGTGAATAAATTACGCACAAAATGTGACATTGCTATGAAAAAGCGTGGGCAGAAGAAGCGGAATTCGTTAGCACGCATCCCCTGCTGACGGGAACTCGCAGCAGGGGATGATTATAACAAATATTTTTTATTCCGGAGTAAAGTGACGTAAATGTTGCACGGTCGCAAGCCAGGCGGCAGCCCAGCCGATCATCGAGCAAACCAGCAGCAACAGCAGGCATTCATCGAAAGATAACCCGCTGATTTCAAACGTGGTTCCGAAAACTTTCGCCACGTCCGTCACGGCGGCGGATAACCGCATCACCAAAATTTCTGACAGAATCAGTGAAAGTAATGCGCCGGTAAAACCGAGCAGCGCGCCGCCGTAAAGGAACGGGCGCAGAATAAAACCATCCGTCGCGCCAATGAGTTTCTGCACGTTGATGGTGTCACGACGCGCGAAAATACTCAGGCGCACGCTGTTGCCGATAACGAGGAATACCGCCGCGACCATCAGCACGCCGATCATGGCCGCCACACGGCCTACCAGCCCGGTGAGCGCCGAAAGGCGCGCGAACCAGCTGTCATCCATGCGCACTTCGTCCACGCCCTGCAGGCGCGCCACGCGATCGCGCAGCGTATTAAGCGCCTCGCTGCTCTGGAAATCGAGCTTCGGCTCCACCACGACCACCGCCGGTAGCGGGTTTTCTTCCAGCATATCGAGCGCGCCGCCAAAGCCTGACCAGTTGCGGAACTCGCCCAGCGCTTCGTCGCGCGACAGATAATTGACCTTCGCGACGCCCGGTTCAGCCTGTAGCTGGCCCACCACCTGCTGGGCCGCGTTATCGTCGAGCGTTTTATCGAGATAAACGGTTATCTGCGGTGACGGGTAATACTGCGTCGCCGCCTCGCTGACGTTTTTATAAACCATGTAGCAGACGCTTGGCAGCGTCAGCGAGATGGCAATCACCATGATGGTTAAAAACGTGGCGAGCGGTTTGCTTTTCAGATCGGCAAGCGCGCCCTGCCAGGCGTAACGCACCTGTTCGTTGATGCCGCCCTGCCGGGATTTGCCTTTGACGTTAGCGCCTTTATTTCGCTTCTGCACAGGTCGTCCTGTTTCACCGGAGGAACGCTGTTTACGGAGATTATCCAGCTTGTTGCTAAAGCGCCGAATTTCATTCAGCGCGTCACGTTTATTCACCAACACGGCCTCCATGCAAATGCCCGTCGCTCAGGGTGAGCACCGGGTAGCTGCGCCGTGAGATAAGCCCGGTGTCATGCGTCGCCATCAGTACCGTTACCCCGACGCGGTTAAACTCTTCGAAAAGACGCAGAATGCCTTCCGAGAGGGCGTCATCCAGGTTGCCCGTCGGTTCATCCGCCAGCAGTACGGCAGGTTTATTCACCACGGCGCGGGCGATGCCCACGCGCTGCTGTTCACCGCCAGAGAGCTGGATCGGGAAATTTTTCGCTTTGTCCAGCAGGCCGACTTTATCCAGCGCCGCCGAGACGCGACGACGAATGTCTTCGCCGCTGGCGCCCGCGATAATCAGCGGGATCGCCACATTATCGTAGACTGTTCTGTCCATCAGCAGGTGGTGATCCTGAAAAATCATGCCGATCTGACGCCGCAGGAACGGCACTTCACGGTTTTTCAGGCGGCTTATCTCATGGCCGCCAAACCAGATTTTCCCGGCGCTGGGCCGTTCGATACCGCAAATCAGCTTCAGCAGCGTACTCTTACCGGCGCCGGAGTGGCCGGTAAGAAAAGACATCTCGCCAGGCCGCAGGTGGAAGGTCACCCCCTGCAGCGCTTGTCTCCCACCGAGATAGGCTTTGCTGACATGTTCAAAGCGAATCATGGTTAATCCTCTCGGGCAAAAAGTGCCTCAATAAAGTCGCCCGCGTTAAACGGACGCAAATCTTCAATACGTTCGCCCACGCCAATGTAGCGAATCGGAATGCCAAACTGATCGGCCACCGAGAAGATAACGCCGCCTTTAGCGGTGCCGTCCAGCTTGGTGAGCGTGATGCCGGTAAGCCCGACCGCCTCATGGAACAGCTTCGCCTGGCTGACCGCGTTCTGGCCGGTGCTGGCGTCGATGGTCAGCATCACTTCGTGCGGCGCGTTCTCGTCGAGCTTTTTCATCACGCGGACAATCTTTTTCAACTCTTCCATCAGGTGCGATTTATTCTGCAAACGCCCGGCGGTATCGGCAATCAGCACGTCCACGCCGCGCGCTTTCGCCGCCTGAATGGCGTCGAAAATCACCGAGGCGGAATCCGCGCCGGTGTGCTGCGCGATAACCGGAATGTTATTGCGCTGACCCCAGACCTGGAGCTGTTCCACCGCCGCCGCACGGAAGGTATCCCCCGCCGCCAGCATGACCGACTTGCCCTGCTGCTCGAACTGACGCGCCAGCTTGCCGATGGTGGTGGTTTTCCCCACGCCGTTCACGCCGACCATCAGGATAACGAACGGCGTTTTGCCTTCCACCTTCAGCGGCTCGTCTACTTTGGCGAGGATCTCGCCCATCTCTTCTTTCAGCAGGCCGTAAAGGGCTTCGGCATCGCGTAACTGCTTGCGGCTCGCGCCTTCGGTCAGGTTAGCGATAATCTTCCGGGTAGTGTCCACGCCCACGTCGGCAATCAGCAGCTGCTCTTCCAGCTCCTCGAACAGATCGTCGTCGATTTTTTTGCCGCGGAACAGACTGATAAATCCGGAACCGAGATTTTCTTTCGTTTTCAGCAGGCTGCGCTTAAGACGTGCGAAGAAACCCTCTTTGGTCGGTTTCTCCTGCTCCGCGACCGGCGCTGCGTCTTCGATCGCCTCCGGCTCGGTTTCGAGCGCCGCTTCCGGGTCGGCGGCCAGCGCGGCCAGCTCTTCTTCGCTGATCGGCGCGTCTTGCGCAACCTCGTCTTCATCGTGCGAAACGTCTGGTGCCGCAGGCTCAACGTTCGGCTCTTCAACGACCGGCGCGTCGATAACAGCCGCCTCTTCGATAACGTCTTCTTCAACGATCGTTTCCGGCACCGTTTCAGCAACGGGTTCAGGCGCTATGTCAACCGGCGCGCGGTTTTCTTCCTGCTCTGGCAGCCACTCTTCGGCTTCCACCACCGGCGGCGTTACCGCCTGCGGCTGTTCAGTTTCCGGCTGTGCGGGGGCCGCTACCGGCTCCGGCTGCCCGGCCTTTTCCTGTTCTTCATGAACGACGCTTTCGCTGACCGCGACCACGTCTTCAGCGAACTTTTCGGACTCCGCCAGGGAGTGCGTCGTCTCTTCAGCAGTTGTCTGTGCGTCAGGCTCAACGCGCTCTTCTGTCGCCGCGGGTTGTTCTGTTACTTTTTGTTGTTCGGCTTCAGTTTCTGCCTGCTCTTTCTGGCCAAAACCGAGCCAGGAAAAAAAGCCACGTTTCTTCTCTTTTGCCATTGGCGAATGCACTCCTCGCGGTTAATACATGGCGCAGTCCCGTCGTCTGGCTCAGGGTACTGAAAAAAATTGTGAATGAATAAGTTAGTCTACCACTTTCCCGCCGGGGCGGCATACCGCCGCACGGAGGTTTCGCCCGCCCGTTTGCGCCGCTAGAATAGCAGCCCAGACTGAAAAGCGTGTGAGCATAATGAAGAAACCAACCTCCTCAGGTAGCGGCCAGATCCGCATTATTGGCGGACAGTGGCGCGGCAGAAAGCTGCCGGTGCCCGACAGCCCCGGCCTGCGCCCGACCACCGACCGCGTGCGCGAAACCCTGTTTAACTGGCTGGCGCCGTATCTGGTCGGCGCGCGCTGCCTGGATTGCTTCGCCGGAAGCGGCGCGCTGGGCCTGGAGGCGCTCTCCCGTTACGCCGCAAGCGCAACGCTGCTTGAGATGGAGCGCGGCGTCGCGCAGCAGCTTCAGAAAAACCTTGCTACGCTCAAATCCAGCGCCGGAAAGGTAGTGAACACTAACACACTCAATTTTTTGAGTCAGAGCGGCGAGCCGCACGACATCGTGTTTGTCGATCCGCCGTTTCGCAAAGGGCTGCTGGAAGAAACCTTAACCCTGCTGGAAACACGGGGCTGGCTCGCGCCGCAGGCGCTGATTTACGTTGAAAGTGAAGTGGAAAACGGCCTGCCGCCGGTTCCTGCCAGCTGGCAGCTGCACCGGGAAAAGGTCGCGGGCCAGGTGGCTTACCGGCTCTATCTGCGCGAAACACAAGGAGAGGAACATGCTGATTAATCTGGGTCGCCTGCTGATGCTGGGCGTGTGGGGCTTTCTGGTGCTGAACCTGGTCCAGCCATTCCCGCGCCCGCTGAATATTTTCGTCAACGTGGCGCTGTTTTTCATGATAATCATGCATATCCTGCAATTATCGTTACTGCGCGCCACGCAGCCTAAAGACGCCCCGCCATTAAGCCGTTTTGAACAGGCGCGTATTTTTATCTTCGGCGTGTTTGAATTGATCGCCTGGCAGAAGAAGCAGAAGAAGCCGCGTTAACACGCGAGCATGTTGTCGGGCGGATAAGCGAACCGCACCCGCCCGTTCGCACTACCGCGCGGGCGCGGGCACAAACTCCATAAACCGCGATCCCTGATACACCAGCTGGCCCCGGTCGCCCACCGTCAGCTGGTGATAATGGGCCTCATCCAGCCGAAACCGCATCTCCGCCCCGCCTTCCTGCGGGCGAAACGTCGCCTCATACCGCACGGTTTGCGCAGGCGGCGCGACCTGTTGCTCGCGCGAACGCCGCCCGCTGGCAGGCTTTTCCCGCTTGCTCGCCACGACGACGTTTTCCTGCGTGACCGGCGCCGCGTCATTTTCTGTTTTCTCGCGCCGCTGCTGCACATAGCGAAAAGAGGCGGCTGCAACGATTAACGCAATGATAATAATGAAAAAAAGCGGTGGCTTACTCATGATGGGTTCCGGCGGCTCAGATCTTTTTAAGAATACCCCGCAGCGCCAGGCGTTGTCATCCCGGCTGTCTGACCACTAGACTGAAATGAAGGGCCGCGCGTTATCTGCGCACGTTACAATAACTGAATCAGGGACTTATCATGCTTTGGTCGTTTATTGCTGTCTTTTTATCCGGTTGGCTGTATGTCGATGCGTCTTACCGTGGCGCGACCTGGCAACGCTGGGTGTTCAAACCGTTAACGCTGTTGCTGTTGCTGCTGCTGGGCTGGCAGGCGCCGCTCGTGAGCCCAACGGGCTATCTGGTGCTGGCGGGTCTCGTGGCGACGCTCGCGGGCGATGCGCTGATGCTGCTGCCGCGCCAGCGGTTGCTCTACGCCTTCGGCGCGTTTTTCCTCTCGCACCTGCTGTATACCATCTGGTTCGCCAGCCAGATGACGCTGTCGTTCTTCTGGCCGCTGCCGCTGGCGCTGCTGGTGATTGGCGTGGCGCTGATAGCGACGATCTGGACCCGCCTCGAAGAGCTGCGCTGGCCCATCTGCACCTATATCGGCATGACGCTGGTGATGGTGTGGCTCGCAGGCGAGCTCTATTTCTTTCGCCCGACCGACACCAGCTTCTCGGGTTTTGCAGGCGCGACGCTGCTGCTGCTGAACGCTATCATCTGGCTCGGCAGTCATTACCGTAAGCGTTTTACCGCCGACAGCGCGATTGCCGCCGCGTGTTATTTCGCGGGCCACTTTATGATTGTCCGCGCGCTCTATATCTGACCAACGGGCGGTGAAATTCCGCCCACAATTCTCTTGACTCTGGAGTCGACTCCAGAGTGTAAGCTCCGGTAATGAGAAAATTATCATTACCGGAGGCGCCATGAGCACCCCTTCAGAAAAACCCCGCCAGACGCCGCAGTTTGCGAAAATGACGCTCACGCCTGCGCCGCAGAAACCGACAGCCGGCGACGCGCCCTGCTGCGCGAGCGGCGCCTGCGAGCCCACGTCGCCAGCGGTCGAACCCGAAGGCGCGCTGAGCTGGCAGGTCGCCGGTATGGACTGCGCCGCCTGCGCGCGCAAAGTGGAAAACGCGGTGCGCAAGGTGGCAGGGGTTCGCCATGTGCAGGTGCTGTTCGCGACCGAAAAACTGGTCGTGGATGCGCCGTCCTCCCGACGCGAGGCCATTGAACAGGCGGTACGCGCCGCCGGTTATACGCTGCGCGATACGCAAGCCGCCGCGCCCGCCGCCCCGTCGGCCTGGCGCGAAAACCTGCCGATCCTCATTATCGCCGCGCTGATGGCGCTGAGCTGGGCGCTGGAGCAGTTCCACCCGCTGGCGGGCCGCGCGGCGTTTATCGTCACAACGCTGGTCGGCCTGTTCCCGGTTGCGCGTCAGGCGTGGCGTCTGACGCGCAGCGGCAATCCTTTTGCCATCGAAACCCTGATGAGCGTCGCCGCCACCGGCGCGCTGATCATTGGCGCCAGCGAAGAGGCAGCGATGGTGTTGCTGCTCTATTTAGTGGGCGAACGACTGGAAGGCTGGGCGGCGAACCGCGCGCGCAGCGGCGTCAGCGCGCTGGTGGCGCTGCGCCCGGAAACCGCCGTACGTTTGCGCGGCGACGCCCGTGAAACGGTCGCGATAAGCGCGCTTCAGCCCGGCGACGTGATTGAAGTGGCCGCAGGCGGGCGGCTACCGGCAGACGGCAGGCTGCTTGCCGCTACCGCGAGTTTCGATGAGAGCGCGCTGACCGGCGAATCGCTCCCCGTTGAGCATCAGCCGGGCGATAACATCCCGGCAGGCGCCACCAGCGTTGACCGGCTTGTCTCGCTGGAGGTGACCTCGCGCCCCGGCGAGAGCGCCATTGACCGAATTTTGCATCTGATTGAAGAAGCGGAAGCGAAGCGTGCGCCGATTGAGCGTTTTATCGACCGTTTCAGCCGCCTTTATACCCCGGCCATTATGGCGGCGGCGCTGCTGACGGCGCTGATCCCGCCGCTGCTGTTCGCCGCGCCCTGGCTGGCATGGATTTACAAAGCGCTGGCGCTGCTGCTGATTGGCTGTCCGTGCGCGCTGGTGATTTCGACGCCCGCGGCCATTACGTCCGGCCTTGCCGCCGCCACGCGGTTTGGCGCGCTGATTAAAGGCGGCGCGGCGCTGGAGGCGCTCGGGCGCGTCGAACAGATAGCGTTTGATAAGACCGGCACGCTGACCGCCGGGACGCCGCAGGTAACGGCGGTCGATGCGGTCGAGGGGCTGGAGGCGGCGGCGCTGCTGGCCTTCGCCGCTGCCGTGGAACAGGGCAGCACGCATCCGCTGGCGCAGGCGGTCGTGCGCGAGGCGAACGCGCGCAGCGTGGCCGCGTTACGCGCCGGTGCGCAACGCACGCTGGCAGGCGTGGGCGTCGAAGCGCAGGTGGAAGGCCGCACCGTGCGCATCAGCGCGCCGGATAAGGTGTCGATAACGTTGCCAGACGAGTGGCAACAGCGCATCCGCGACCAGGAAGCGCAGGGGCAGACGGTTATCGTCGTGACCGCGAGCGATCAGTTGCTGGGTACGCTGGCGCTGCGTGATACCCAGCGCGCCGACGCGCGCGACGCGGTGGAAAAACTGCGTGCGATGGGCATTCAGAGCGTGATGCTGACCGGCGATAATCCGCGCGCGGCGGCGGCTATCGCACACGCGCTCGGCATGGATTATCGCGCCGGGCTGCTGCCTGCCGATAAGGTCGAACAGGTGAATACGCTCAATGCCCGCGCGCCGCTGGCGGTGGTGGGCGACGGTATCAATGACGCGCCCGCGATGAAAGCCGCCACTATCGGTATCGCGATGGGCAGCGGCACCGATGTGGCGCTGGAAGCCGCCGACGCGGCGCTGACGCACAACCGTCTCACGGCGCTGCCGGAGATGATCGCGCTCGCCCGTGCCACGCACCGCAATATTCGCCAGAACATCGCCATCGCGCTGGGGTTAAAAGCGGTTTTCCTCGTCACGACGCTGCTCGGGTTAACCGGCCTGTGGCTCGCCGTGCTGGCCGACACCGGCGCAACGGTATTAGTGACCGCCAACGCGTTAAGGCTGCTGCGACAGCGCAGATGACAGCGGAACACGGTGGGTGGCGTTGCGCTTACCCACCGGACTAAACCCATCGAGAGTATCCGTTGAGCGGGTAAGGCAGCCTTACCCGCTCACTTTTACATCATCCCCAGTACGCGCGGCAACCAGAGCGATATCGCCGGAATATAGGTCACCATCGCCAGCACAATCAGCAGCACGCTATAAAACGGCAGCATGGCGCGCACCACGCTTTCGATATTCTGCTTGCTGACTGCGCTTGCGACAAACAGCACCGAGCCCACCGGCGGCGTAATCAGCCCTATCCCGAGGTTCACCATCATGATCATCCCGAAATGCACCGGATCGATGCCAAGCTGGTTAGTCACCGGCAATAGTACCGGCGTCAGGATCAAAATGATCGGTGCCATGTCCATCAGCGTGCCGATGAGCAACAGCATGATATTGAGATACATCAGGATGACGTATTTGTTATCCGAAAGCGTAGTGAAAAACTCGGTAATGCGCGTTGGCAACTGCATGTACGTCATCACCGCGCCGAAGGCGGCGGCAAACCCGATGAGGATCATCACAATCGTCACCGTTTTCACGGTGCGGAACATCAGCTTCGGCAACTCGCTCCACTTATAGTCGCGATAGATAAACATCGTCACGAAAAACGCCCACAGACAGGCTACCGCGGCGGACTCCGTGGCGGTAAACACGCCACTCATAATCCCGCCCAGTATGATAACCACCGTCATCAGCCCCCACAGTGCGTCAACGAAAATCTTCAGCGCCTGCTTAAACGGGATACGCTCGCCCTTCGGGTAGCCGCGCCGCCGGGCGAAGGCGATGCAGAGGCTCATCAGGCTCAGGCCCAATAGCAGCCCAGGTAGCACGCCCGCGATAAACA
This window contains:
- the rpoH gene encoding RNA polymerase sigma factor RpoH — encoded protein: MTKEMQTLALAPVGNLESYIRAANAWPMLSADEERALAEKLHYQGDLEAAKKLILSHLRFVVHIARNYAGYGLPQADLIQEGNIGLMKAVRRFNPEVGVRLVSFAVHWIKAEIHEYVLRNWRIVKVATTKAQRKLFFNLRKTKQRLGWFNQDEVEMVARELGVSSKDVREMESRMAAQDMTFDMSSDDDAGDSQPMAPVLFLQDKSSNFADGIEDDNWEEHAADKLTDAMQGLDERSQQIIRARWLDEDNKSTLQELADRYGVSAERVRQLEKNAMKKLRAAIEA
- the ftsX gene encoding permease-like cell division protein FtsX, which produces MNKRDALNEIRRFSNKLDNLRKQRSSGETGRPVQKRNKGANVKGKSRQGGINEQVRYAWQGALADLKSKPLATFLTIMVIAISLTLPSVCYMVYKNVSEAATQYYPSPQITVYLDKTLDDNAAQQVVGQLQAEPGVAKVNYLSRDEALGEFRNWSGFGGALDMLEENPLPAVVVVEPKLDFQSSEALNTLRDRVARLQGVDEVRMDDSWFARLSALTGLVGRVAAMIGVLMVAAVFLVIGNSVRLSIFARRDTINVQKLIGATDGFILRPFLYGGALLGFTGALLSLILSEILVMRLSAAVTDVAKVFGTTFEISGLSFDECLLLLLVCSMIGWAAAWLATVQHLRHFTPE
- the ftsE gene encoding cell division ATP-binding protein FtsE, yielding MIRFEHVSKAYLGGRQALQGVTFHLRPGEMSFLTGHSGAGKSTLLKLICGIERPSAGKIWFGGHEISRLKNREVPFLRRQIGMIFQDHHLLMDRTVYDNVAIPLIIAGASGEDIRRRVSAALDKVGLLDKAKNFPIQLSGGEQQRVGIARAVVNKPAVLLADEPTGNLDDALSEGILRLFEEFNRVGVTVLMATHDTGLISRRSYPVLTLSDGHLHGGRVGE
- the ftsY gene encoding signal recognition particle-docking protein FtsY — translated: MAKEKKRGFFSWLGFGQKEQAETEAEQQKVTEQPAATEERVEPDAQTTAEETTHSLAESEKFAEDVVAVSESVVHEEQEKAGQPEPVAAPAQPETEQPQAVTPPVVEAEEWLPEQEENRAPVDIAPEPVAETVPETIVEEDVIEEAAVIDAPVVEEPNVEPAAPDVSHDEDEVAQDAPISEEELAALAADPEAALETEPEAIEDAAPVAEQEKPTKEGFFARLKRSLLKTKENLGSGFISLFRGKKIDDDLFEELEEQLLIADVGVDTTRKIIANLTEGASRKQLRDAEALYGLLKEEMGEILAKVDEPLKVEGKTPFVILMVGVNGVGKTTTIGKLARQFEQQGKSVMLAAGDTFRAAAVEQLQVWGQRNNIPVIAQHTGADSASVIFDAIQAAKARGVDVLIADTAGRLQNKSHLMEELKKIVRVMKKLDENAPHEVMLTIDASTGQNAVSQAKLFHEAVGLTGITLTKLDGTAKGGVIFSVADQFGIPIRYIGVGERIEDLRPFNAGDFIEALFARED
- the rsmD gene encoding 16S rRNA (guanine(966)-N(2))-methyltransferase; the encoded protein is MKKPTSSGSGQIRIIGGQWRGRKLPVPDSPGLRPTTDRVRETLFNWLAPYLVGARCLDCFAGSGALGLEALSRYAASATLLEMERGVAQQLQKNLATLKSSAGKVVNTNTLNFLSQSGEPHDIVFVDPPFRKGLLEETLTLLETRGWLAPQALIYVESEVENGLPPVPASWQLHREKVAGQVAYRLYLRETQGEEHAD
- a CDS encoding DUF1145 family protein; protein product: MLINLGRLLMLGVWGFLVLNLVQPFPRPLNIFVNVALFFMIIMHILQLSLLRATQPKDAPPLSRFEQARIFIFGVFELIAWQKKQKKPR
- a CDS encoding DUF2500 domain-containing protein, whose amino-acid sequence is MSKPPLFFIIIIALIVAAASFRYVQQRREKTENDAAPVTQENVVVASKREKPASGRRSREQQVAPPAQTVRYEATFRPQEGGAEMRFRLDEAHYHQLTVGDRGQLVYQGSRFMEFVPAPAR
- a CDS encoding lysoplasmalogenase yields the protein MLWSFIAVFLSGWLYVDASYRGATWQRWVFKPLTLLLLLLLGWQAPLVSPTGYLVLAGLVATLAGDALMLLPRQRLLYAFGAFFLSHLLYTIWFASQMTLSFFWPLPLALLVIGVALIATIWTRLEELRWPICTYIGMTLVMVWLAGELYFFRPTDTSFSGFAGATLLLLNAIIWLGSHYRKRFTADSAIAAACYFAGHFMIVRALYI
- the zntA gene encoding Zn(II)/Cd(II)/Pb(II) translocating P-type ATPase ZntA; the protein is MSTPSEKPRQTPQFAKMTLTPAPQKPTAGDAPCCASGACEPTSPAVEPEGALSWQVAGMDCAACARKVENAVRKVAGVRHVQVLFATEKLVVDAPSSRREAIEQAVRAAGYTLRDTQAAAPAAPSAWRENLPILIIAALMALSWALEQFHPLAGRAAFIVTTLVGLFPVARQAWRLTRSGNPFAIETLMSVAATGALIIGASEEAAMVLLLYLVGERLEGWAANRARSGVSALVALRPETAVRLRGDARETVAISALQPGDVIEVAAGGRLPADGRLLAATASFDESALTGESLPVEHQPGDNIPAGATSVDRLVSLEVTSRPGESAIDRILHLIEEAEAKRAPIERFIDRFSRLYTPAIMAAALLTALIPPLLFAAPWLAWIYKALALLLIGCPCALVISTPAAITSGLAAATRFGALIKGGAALEALGRVEQIAFDKTGTLTAGTPQVTAVDAVEGLEAAALLAFAAAVEQGSTHPLAQAVVREANARSVAALRAGAQRTLAGVGVEAQVEGRTVRISAPDKVSITLPDEWQQRIRDQEAQGQTVIVVTASDQLLGTLALRDTQRADARDAVEKLRAMGIQSVMLTGDNPRAAAAIAHALGMDYRAGLLPADKVEQVNTLNARAPLAVVGDGINDAPAMKAATIGIAMGSGTDVALEAADAALTHNRLTALPEMIALARATHRNIRQNIAIALGLKAVFLVTTLLGLTGLWLAVLADTGATVLVTANALRLLRQRR
- a CDS encoding TRAP transporter large permease; amino-acid sequence: MDAFILLATLAVLLALGMPVAFAVGLSAIVGALWIDLPLEALMIQITSGVNKFTLLAIPFFILAGAIMAEGGIARRLVNFAYLFVGFIRGGLSLVNIVASTFFGAISGSSVADTASIGSVMIPEMEKKGYPREYAAAVTASGSVQAILIPPSHNSVIYSLAAGGTVSIATLFIAGVLPGLLLGLSLMSLCIAFARRRGYPKGERIPFKQALKIFVDALWGLMTVVIILGGIMSGVFTATESAAVACLWAFFVTMFIYRDYKWSELPKLMFRTVKTVTIVMILIGFAAAFGAVMTYMQLPTRITEFFTTLSDNKYVILMYLNIMLLLIGTLMDMAPIILILTPVLLPVTNQLGIDPVHFGMIMMVNLGIGLITPPVGSVLFVASAVSKQNIESVVRAMLPFYSVLLIVLAMVTYIPAISLWLPRVLGMM